DNA from Aquaspirillum sp. LM1:
AGAGACTCCTAAGCCTAGTGTTTTACACAGCTCCTTAAAAAATGAGGCATCGGTTGTGCCTTCGACAATTAAGAGGTTTTTGATATCTCTATGCTTTGATTTTCCCATTAGCGCACCTCAACATCAGTTTGCGTAATATTTTGAATTTGCTCTTCATCAAACACGGTGGCAATCACTCTGCCACGATCACTGATACGTGCGCTGCGTCCCATACGGAATAGTACGCCTTCGCTATTTTGGTATTCAATAGCCGTATTAATAAAACTCTCAATACAATCCCAACTATGAGTGGTAGCAAATACTTGAATATCCAATTGCTCGGCCAATTCAAAAATAAGCCCCCAGACTCTTTCCTGTACACTATAATGCAAGCCGTTTTCAAACTCATCAATTAATAAGAGACCTCCCTGGGCAGAAAATACCTTAAGTACAATTTGCAACACTCTCAACATGCCATCACCCATGCTTCCCAAGGGCACTGGCATTGGCTGCCCCTCTAGTTTAACTTTTGCTGTGCGCGTTAAAGAACGTTCGGGATAGCGACGAGAGCCTTCGCGCTCATCACGAACAAAAGAAATATCTACAAATTTTGAATCTATCAGGCGCAATGCCTCTTTAACTGTTTCTTGCTTTTCCGTTAGCGTGATTTTATCCCATTCATTAGCCAAATCATTAATGGAGATAAATCTTGTTGGAATAACTACACAAGGAAGATCATAAGGTGAATTTGAAACACCTCTCCAGCGAGGCTGACGAATCACCTCGTCAATACGAAAACCAAGCAGGCGCTCTCCTTTCTTAATAAATAGTGCGTCAATCAATGGAGACTCATCGGCTTTCTCAACTTCCGACTTAGGTATGCGCTTTAAGCGCTGGCGAGAAAAAACTTCTCCCGCCTCATCGATTAGCGACTCATCCCATTCAACATAATAACCATGCTCAATTATCAAGCATTGATTTGAGTCAACCTCACCGATTTCAATGCCTTCATCTCCTTCTGGAAAAGCCCGTCCAGTAAAAAAACTAGCAAAAGGCAAATCATAAATGGTTTGAGGCATTGTTTCCCAATCAGGGCGAGAAGGCTCACCATGACTTTCTGCCAACGTTTCCAATAAACGAGGATCCCCATTGTTTGCATAAATTTGCAATGCCTCTAATACAGTACTCTTGCCAGAGTTATTTTTGCCGACAATTAAATTGACGCGGCCCAGCTTGGGAACAACAAAGTCTTCCAGTGCTCGAAATCGCTTAATTTTTAGAGAGTTCAGCATAACAATACCTCCAGATTATGGGCTAGATTGTACGCGATTTTTTGGCCATGACCATGGGTCATGTGCTAGATGGTGCCCACGTTGTGCTGTAGCAGAACATTCATCTACAACAGCTGTGAACCTGCCCGGCAGCATGGACGCCCTGCAAGACGGAGAGTCGGTGGAGGTGGATGGTGGGCGCGGGGTGGTGCGGCGGGTGAGCGGGGAATGACGGCAGGAGCAGCTCGGCTCCTGCCGGGGTGATGGCCTCAGCCCTTCAAACGCGCAGCCACTTCCGCCACCCGCGCGCCGTAGCGCTTGGCGGTGTCGATATCACCATCAGGAATCGCCTCAGCGCCGGCGTCGGAAGGCGCTTGCACCAGCAGGCCGACCGAGCCGCCCAGGTTGTTCACGTCATTGCGGCTGGCGTTCAGCGTGTTGGACGGCGGCAGGCCCAGGCTGACCCAGATGCCGCCGTGCTGCGAGGCCAGGGTTTGCAGATTGATCAGGGTGACTTGCTTGTCGCCGTTCAGGCTGGCGCTGACGGTGAAGCCGCCAAACACCTTGTCTTGCCAGGCGCGGGTGAACCAGGCTTTCGAGCTGGCGTCGGCAAACTTTTTGAACTGCCAGGGCACGCTGCCCATATAGGTGGGCGCGCCAAAGATGATGGCGTCGGCGGCGGCCAGATCGTCCCAGGCGGCGTCCGGCACATTACCTTCGCTGTCCACCGCAATCAGCTGCGCGCTGGCGCCTTCAGCCACCGCTTGCGCCACGCGCAGGGTGTGGCCATAACCGGAAAAATACACCACGACTGTTTTGCTCATTGCCTTGTCCTTTGCTGGTCGGGCCTGTGCGCCCGGAGGGAGGAAAAACCCGCGCCCGGCATCAGGCGAGGTGTGACGTCATGGTATCCAGCAGAAACCAAGTATTCAATGAGGCACTTTCAGGTGCTCAGGTTTCCTGCAGGAAACCACCTCGCTTACATGGCTGGCCGCGCGCCCATGCGGTGCACGGTGGCGGTCTGCGCTGTGGCTTGCTCGATGGCGCTGTCGTAGGCGCTTTGCGCCGCCAGCACGGCGTCCATATTCAGCTCCGCCCAGTGCGTCAGCGCCGAGACGGTTTCGGTGAGGGTGTGCCCCAGCGGCGTCAGCGCGTATTCCACTGTCACCGGTGCGGTGGCATGCACCGTGCGGCTGACCAGGCCATCGCGCTCCAGCTTGCGCAGGGTTTGCGTCAGCACTTTTTGCGTGACGCGCTTGATGTCACGCTTGAGCGCGTTAAACCGCTGTGGGCCGTTTTCCAGTCGGTCGAGGATCAGCAGCGCCCATTTGTCGGCCAGCCGCTCCAGCACCAGCCGGGTGGGGCAGCGATCTTGGTAAACGTCGTAGTCGAGGGAGCACATGATGGGAGCCTGCGAGGGGTTAGGTAGTTTCTGAAATATACCATCGTTGCAGTGAGCGGTGCAGGCAGATACCGCCTGCCGCCACCGCCACAACGGGCTACCCCTGCCCCATGGCACTGCTGCTGTCTCCCGACAGATGCGCTAGCCGCTCGCTCAAAAAATCAATAAACACCCGCACCTTGGGCGACAGCCCGCGCCGGCTGGGGTAGACCGCGCCGATTTCGGTGGGTGGGCCTTCCCAGTCGGGCAGCACGGGCAGTAGCTGGCCGGATTCCACTTCCGGGCGGATCAGGATCAGCGGCAGCAGTGCCACGCCCAGGCCGGCCAGGGCGGCAAACTTGATTACGCCGGGGTCGTTGGCCACCAGTTGCGGGGTGATGGCCACTTCGTGCGCTTCACCGTTCTGCCGGGCCAGCGGCCAGTAAAAGCGGCCATGACGGCCCAGGCGCGACAGGGTGAGCGTGGGGCGGTGGATCAGTTCGTCCAGCGTGGCCGGCTGGCCGGCGCGCGCTAGGTAGTCGGGGCTGGCGTACAGTGCCAGCCGGCTTTCGGCCAGGTAACGCACCGCATATGAAGAATCCGCCAGCGGACCAATACGGATGGACAGGTCAAAGCCTTCGGCCACCAGGTCTACCGCGTCGTTGCGCAGTTCCAGTTGCAGACGGATTTCCGGGTAACGCGCCATGAATTCTGGCACCAGCGGCACCAGCGCGCCCATGCCAAACGAAAACGACGCCGACACGCGCAGCTCGCCACGCGGTACGGCCTGCACCCGGCCAACCGCCAGATTGGCTTCTTCCATGTCCTGGACAATACGGCTGCAGTATTCGTGGTAAATCGCCCCGGCTTCGGTCAGCGCCACCCGGCGGGTGGTGCGCTGCAGGAGCCGGGTGCCGAGGCGTTCTTCCAGTTCCTGCACCTTGCGGCTAACCGTGGTTTTGGGCAGGCCCAGCGCACGCGAGGCGGCGATGAAGCTGCCGTGCTCGACCACTTTGGCAAACACCAGCAGCTGGTTGAGGTCAGTGTTGAGCATGTGATTATCCTGATGGCGGAACAATGTTTCCCGTTTTAGCTGGCTTATCCCACAAGCGGCGCTGC
Protein-coding regions in this window:
- a CDS encoding ATP/GTP-binding protein, which encodes MLNSLKIKRFRALEDFVVPKLGRVNLIVGKNNSGKSTVLEALQIYANNGDPRLLETLAESHGEPSRPDWETMPQTIYDLPFASFFTGRAFPEGDEGIEIGEVDSNQCLIIEHGYYVEWDESLIDEAGEVFSRQRLKRIPKSEVEKADESPLIDALFIKKGERLLGFRIDEVIRQPRWRGVSNSPYDLPCVVIPTRFISINDLANEWDKITLTEKQETVKEALRLIDSKFVDISFVRDEREGSRRYPERSLTRTAKVKLEGQPMPVPLGSMGDGMLRVLQIVLKVFSAQGGLLLIDEFENGLHYSVQERVWGLIFELAEQLDIQVFATTHSWDCIESFINTAIEYQNSEGVLFRMGRSARISDRGRVIATVFDEEQIQNITQTDVEVR
- a CDS encoding flavodoxin family protein translates to MSKTVVVYFSGYGHTLRVAQAVAEGASAQLIAVDSEGNVPDAAWDDLAAADAIIFGAPTYMGSVPWQFKKFADASSKAWFTRAWQDKVFGGFTVSASLNGDKQVTLINLQTLASQHGGIWVSLGLPPSNTLNASRNDVNNLGGSVGLLVQAPSDAGAEAIPDGDIDTAKRYGARVAEVAARLKG
- a CDS encoding helix-turn-helix domain-containing protein; this encodes MCSLDYDVYQDRCPTRLVLERLADKWALLILDRLENGPQRFNALKRDIKRVTQKVLTQTLRKLERDGLVSRTVHATAPVTVEYALTPLGHTLTETVSALTHWAELNMDAVLAAQSAYDSAIEQATAQTATVHRMGARPAM
- a CDS encoding LysR family transcriptional regulator, whose amino-acid sequence is MLNTDLNQLLVFAKVVEHGSFIAASRALGLPKTTVSRKVQELEERLGTRLLQRTTRRVALTEAGAIYHEYCSRIVQDMEEANLAVGRVQAVPRGELRVSASFSFGMGALVPLVPEFMARYPEIRLQLELRNDAVDLVAEGFDLSIRIGPLADSSYAVRYLAESRLALYASPDYLARAGQPATLDELIHRPTLTLSRLGRHGRFYWPLARQNGEAHEVAITPQLVANDPGVIKFAALAGLGVALLPLILIRPEVESGQLLPVLPDWEGPPTEIGAVYPSRRGLSPKVRVFIDFLSERLAHLSGDSSSAMGQG